GACCTTCGGCCCAATGTCCGCCATCCTGCCGGAGCTGTTCCCCACCAACACGCGGTACACGGGCTCCGGGATCGCCTACAACGTCTCCTCCATCCTCGGCGCGGCGCTCACCCCGTTCGTCGCCGCCTGGCTGGTGCAGGCCTACTCGGTCGCCCACGTGGGCTACTACCTCTCCGCCGCCTCCGTGCTGACGCTCCTCGCCCTCGTGCTGTCCCCCGAGACGAGGACGAAGTCGCTCGACTCGGACGGCGCCGCCTCGCGGGCCATCTCCGAGGAGATCGTCTCCGAGCCGTGACCGGAGGGGGTTCGTCCCCCTCGGCCCGACGCCGGCCCGGCACCCTCAACGCGAGGGTGCCGGGCCGGCGTCGTCCCCGGGGCGCGAGGGGCCTCCGGCGGTGCCCGCGGGGTCCCCTGCGGTGCGCGCGAGGACGAGCAGGCGCCGGCCGGCGAGCACCGCGAACACGGACCACGGCAGCAGGGAGGCCAGCGCGAACACCAGGCCCACGACCCCGGCATTGGAGGGCACGGCCATCAGGGCGGCGGCGACGAGCCCCCCCCCCCCCCCACGATCAGCACCACGCTCGCCAGGGCGGCCCACCCGCCCAGGCGCACGAGGCCCGCGAAGCGCCGCACGTCCGGCAGGACGGCGGCGGCGTCGACGACGGTCATGGTTCCTCCCGAGTGGTCCCGCCCCGCCCGGGGGCGGCCCCTGGCCTCTGGCGCACCCGGCGGGAGCCGTGCCACGCTGGCGCGCAGGATCGGGCGCGTCGTTCCGGAAGGGGTGTGCTGGCATGCCGATGACATCACGGCGCCTGGTCCGGTGGGTAGGGCTGTGCGCCGCGGCGGAGGCCCTCGGGATGACGGCCGCGGCGCTCGCCGCCCGGCTCGGCGCGGACTGGGGTGCCGAGGCCGCGGGGCCGGGCACCGGTGCCGCGCTCGCCCTGGTCGTGGCCGCGGGGATCCTCGAGGGCGCCGCGGTGGGAGCGGCCCAAACCGCCGCCCTGGGCCGTGAGGTGCACGGGCTGCGCCGCGGACGCTGGACGGTCGTCACCGTGCTGGTCGCCGGGCTCGGCTGGGCCGCGGCCTCGGCCCCGGCGGTGCTCTCCGCTCCCGGGGACGCCGGGGAACCGCCCTGGCCGCTCGTGCTGGCCGGGGCCGCCGCGCTCGGCGCCGTCATGGGCGCGGTGCTCGGGGCGGCCCAGTCGGTGGTGCTGCGCCCGGCTGTGGCGCACCCCTGGCGGTGGGCGCTCGTCAGCACGGTGGCCTGGACACCGGCCATGGCCGTCATCTTCCTCGGCGCCACCACGGCCCCCGCCGCGTGGCCCCTGCCCGCGGTGGTGCTGCTCGGCACGGTGACCGGGGTGGCCGCCGGCGCGGTGCTGGGCCTGTTGTGCGGGCTGTTCTCCCCGGTGGTCTCCCCCCCGGTGGCCGGGGCCGGCGGTGCCGCCGGCCCCGGCGTCCCCGTGACGCCTACAGGGCGCCGCGCTCCCACGGCCCGGTCACCGCGTAGGTGATGCCGGGGGTCTGGACGTTGAAGAACAGGATCCGCCCGTCCGGGCTGAACGTGGCCCCCGCGAGTTCGCTCGTGTTGTCCGAGGCCAGTTCCGCCAGGTCGAAGATCAGCCCGTCCGGGGTGATCCCGCGCAACAGGTCCTTGCCGCCGCCGTCCTCGCACAGCACCAGTCCGCCGGTGTTGGGCGACACGCACAGGTTGTCCGGGCTCTGCAGCACGTCCGGGTCGGTGGACTCGTAGACCAGCACCAGCTGGCCGCCGGACGTGCCGCGCGGACGGTACTCCCAGACCTGGCCGAGGCCGGCGTCGCCGCCGCTCGTGGAGTTGACGTAGATCGAGCCGTCCCCGTACCAGGCCCCCTCCAGTCGGGCGAAGACGGCGCCGCCGAGGGCGTGGCCCTGCTTGAAGACGGCCAGGCTGTCGTCGCTGTCCGGATCCGGGTCGGCGATGTCCACCCACTCGACGGGCAGCGGCGTGCCGGGTCGCTGGCTGTACCGGGTGTCGTACTGCGGCCGATCCTTGACGGCCATCATCTGCAGGCGCCCGCCGGCAGCGAGGTCCTGCGGGTCCTCCGGCAGGAACCGGTAGAAGCCGGAGGTGCCGCGGTCCTCCGTCTCATAGACGATGCCGGTGGAGGGGTCGATCGCGACGGCCTCGTGCGTGAACCGGCCCATGGCCTTCAGCGGCACGGGATCGACGGGCGAGGTGGCGTCCGCGGGCACCTCGAAGACGTAGCCGTGTGGTCGCTCGACGTCGAGGCCCGTGAAGGTCTCCTCACAGGAGAGCCAGGTGCCGGCCGGCGTCGGGCCGCCGGCACAGTTGCGAATGGTCCCGGTCAGCGAGGGGTACGCGCTCACGAGCGCCATGGCCCGGGGATCGAAGACGAGGTTGGTGGTGCCGCCGGCGGCCGACGGGTCGTAGCTGTTGGCGCCGAAGGCCGCGCCCTGGGAGTTCTCGTGGTTGCGCACCAGGTTGATCATCCCGTCCCGGCCCGGGAACGCGGCCATGCCGTCGTGCTTGCCGGGCGTGGGGGTGCCGTCGCTCATGACCGACCCGGTGTGGCCGAAGGCCACGTAGGAGAAGCCGGCGGGCAGCAGCAGCTCGCCGCCCGGGGCTGGCTCGAGGGGGCCGTAGCCACCGTTGTCCGGCGCCTGCATGGTGTCGTCGCCCCGGGTGCGGCCCTGGGCGGCGTGGGCGGTGTTGCCCATGAGGGCGGACAGCGCCGCCGCCGCGGTGAGCGTGCCGCCGGCGAGGAAGCCGCGGCGGCCGAGGCGGGAGGCCGCCGCGCTGGTGGAAGTGGTCATGATGGAAGGCCCTCCTGCGGGTGGATGGGGGATCTGGCCTCCCCAGACCACCGGGGCCGGGTGAACGGGTGGCCGGGCGCAGGTGAACGGGCCGCCCGCTGCGGGTGAAGACTGCCGGGGCGCACCGGTTCCCGGCCCCTGTCCCGCCGCGGCGTGCCCCGCTAGGGTCGACCCACCCCTGCCCCCGGAGTCCCTGGGAGTCCCCATGACCGCCCTCTCCCCCACGCCCGCGGCGCCGGCCCGGCACTGGTGGCACGCCGCCCTGGAGCGCACCACGGCCCTGGCCCGGACCGTCCGCGCCGGGTTCGCCCGGCGGTTGGCCGCCCGACGCCGGCGCGACGGTCTCGGGGCGAGCGGCGGTCCGCCCGCCCCGTCCATTCCGTCCGCGCCGGAGGCGCAGCACCGTGCCATCGTGCGGCCGGGCCGAGGCCGGACCGCAGGCGCGCTCACCGGACTCCTCGCCGTCGTCGCCACCGGCTCCAGCGCCGCGGGACTGCTGCTGCCGGACCTGTACGGGAACCCCGCCTCGAGGGCCGCGATGTTCCGCGGCCTGGACCTGGTCACGCTCGCCGTGGCCGGGCCGGGGCTGCTGGGCGGCTGGTGGCTCGCGGAGCGGGGGTCCCTGCGCGGCCGGCTGCTGTGGTCGGGAACGCTCGCCTACATCCTGTACACCTCCGTGCTGTCCGTGTTCGGGCTCGGGTCCACCGCCACGTTCCTGCTCCACGTCGCGGCGCTGGTCCTGTCCGCCGCCGCGCTCGTCCTCGTGCTGCGGACAGCGGACCCGGACCAGGTCGCGGCGCGGTCCGTGGGCCGACTTCCGGCCCGGATCGCCGCGGCCGTCCTGGGGCTGCTGGGCGGTGGACTCGGCGGCACGTGGACATTCTTCGCGGTCCGCGAGGCCCTGACCGGGGCACCCCCGGAGGAGAGCCTGCTCGTCCAGACTCCCGAGGGGATCCAACTGGCCTACGCCGCCGACCTGGTCCTCGTGGTGCCGTCCTACCTGGTGGCCGCCGTGCTGCTGTGGCGCGGCCTGTCCTGGGGCCACCTGCTGGGTGGCACGCTGCTGGTCTCCGGGCTCCTCCAGCAGCTCGGGTACCTCGCCGAGCTGGCCGGGCAGGCCCGCGCCGGCATCCCGGGCGCCGCCGGCACCGACCCCCAGGAGCCGGCCGTCGTGGCCGCCTACGTCATCGGCGCCGCCGCGCTGCTGGTGTCGGGCACGTCGCGCCGGTCGCACACCGTCCGCGCAGTTCCCCTTGCCCCGCCCGCACGGCTCCCGACCGCCTGACCCCGGTCGCCGGGCCGCAGTGGCCTCGCCGCGGCGGCCCGGCCTCGGAGGCCGGGGGCCACGCCTGTCCGGCGCCAGCGGGCCGGTGCTAGCCTCCGGCCATGGCGCAGCACACGCCCCCGCGGACCGGACCCACCCTGCGGTTCCTCGGCGGCGCGGACACCGTGACCGGCTCCCGGTTCCTCGTCGAGACCGCCTCCACCCGCGTGCTCGTGGACTGCGGCATGTTCCAGGGCCTGAAGGTGCTGCGCGAACGCAACCGGGCGGACTTCCCCGTCCCGCCCGGCTCGATCGACGCGGTGGTGCTCACGCACGCCCACCTCGACCACACCGGGTACGTGCCCGCCCTCGTCCGCGACGGCTTCCGCGGGCCCGTCTACGCCACCGCCGGGACCACCGACCTGGCCGCGATCATGCTCCCGGACAGCGGGTACCTCGCCGAGGAGGAGGCCCGGCGGGCCGCGCACCACGGCTACTCGCGCCACGCGGCCCCGCGCCCCCTGTACACCGCGGCGGACGCGGAGCGCTCCCTGGCCAGCTTCGTCCCCGTGGACGTGGACGTCCCGACGGCCATCGGCGAGGACGTCCGCTTCACCCTCGTGCCGGCCGGCCACATCCTCGGCGCCGCCGGCGTCCGGCTCGAGGTGGCCGGGCGCACGGTGCGCTTCACCGGGGACCTCGGCCGCCGGCACGACCCGCTCATGCACCCGCCCCGGCCCCTGGAGCGGGTCGACGTCCTCGTCTCCGAGTCCACCTACGGGGACCGGCGCCACCCGCAGGAGGACCCGGAGGACGTCCTGGCCGACGTGGTGCGGCGCACCGCGCAGCGGGGCGGCGTGGTCCTCGTCCCGGCCTTCGCCGTGGGCCGCACCGAGACGGTCCTCTACCACCTCTCCCGGCTGATCGAGGCCGGCCGGATCCCCGAGATCCCGGTCTACCTGAACAGCCCCATGGCCGTCGACGCGGCCGCCATCTACCAGCGCTACCCCGAGGAGCACCGGCTGGACCCGGCGGCGCTGCGCCGGATGTACGCGCTCGCCCGCCTGGTCCGGGACCCGGACGAGTCGCGGCTGCTGAACGTCCGCGGCGGCCCGATGATCATCCTCTCGGCGAGCGGCATGCTCACCGGGGGCCGGATCCTGCACCACGTGGCCTCGTACGGTCCCGACCGCCGCAACGCCATCGTGCTCACCGGCTACCAGGCCGTGGGCACGCGCGGGTCCGCGCTGCTCGGCGGCGCGGAGTCCCTGCGCATCTTCGGCCAGGACGTGCCCATCCACGCGGAGGTGGTGTCCATCGACGGCCTGTCCGCGCACGCCGACGCGGACGAGCTCTTCGGCTGGATGGCGGCCGCCCCGCACCCCCCGCAGTCGACCTACCTCGTGCACGGGGAGCGCACGGCGTCCGACGCCCTGCGCGCGCGGCTGCAGCGGACGCTCGGCTGGCGGGTGCGCACGCCGGAGCACCTCGAGCGCGTGCGGCTGTGATCCTCCGGCGGCGATCCTCCGACGCCGGCCGCGGGGTCAGCGACGCCGGCCGCGGGCGAAGTACAGGATGGGCCCGAGGAAGTTCAGGCCGATCACCACCGCCCACACCCCCTTGGGGCCGTTGACCTGCTCGGCCGGCCGCCGGGCCAGGTCCGCCCAGGCCGTGGCGGCGAGCGAGAGCTGCACGGAGCCCAGGGTCAGCACGGCCGCCTGCTGGCGCGGCGTCAGGTCGCTCCAGCGCCGGGGCCTCCGGCGTCCCGGCCTCCTGCCCTTCCACGG
This genomic window from Citricoccus sp. SGAir0253 contains:
- a CDS encoding alkaline phosphatase PhoX; protein product: MTTSTSAAASRLGRRGFLAGGTLTAAAALSALMGNTAHAAQGRTRGDDTMQAPDNGGYGPLEPAPGGELLLPAGFSYVAFGHTGSVMSDGTPTPGKHDGMAAFPGRDGMINLVRNHENSQGAAFGANSYDPSAAGGTTNLVFDPRAMALVSAYPSLTGTIRNCAGGPTPAGTWLSCEETFTGLDVERPHGYVFEVPADATSPVDPVPLKAMGRFTHEAVAIDPSTGIVYETEDRGTSGFYRFLPEDPQDLAAGGRLQMMAVKDRPQYDTRYSQRPGTPLPVEWVDIADPDPDSDDSLAVFKQGHALGGAVFARLEGAWYGDGSIYVNSTSGGDAGLGQVWEYRPRGTSGGQLVLVYESTDPDVLQSPDNLCVSPNTGGLVLCEDGGGKDLLRGITPDGLIFDLAELASDNTSELAGATFSPDGRILFFNVQTPGITYAVTGPWERGAL
- a CDS encoding MBL fold metallo-hydrolase RNA specificity domain-containing protein, which gives rise to MAQHTPPRTGPTLRFLGGADTVTGSRFLVETASTRVLVDCGMFQGLKVLRERNRADFPVPPGSIDAVVLTHAHLDHTGYVPALVRDGFRGPVYATAGTTDLAAIMLPDSGYLAEEEARRAAHHGYSRHAAPRPLYTAADAERSLASFVPVDVDVPTAIGEDVRFTLVPAGHILGAAGVRLEVAGRTVRFTGDLGRRHDPLMHPPRPLERVDVLVSESTYGDRRHPQEDPEDVLADVVRRTAQRGGVVLVPAFAVGRTETVLYHLSRLIEAGRIPEIPVYLNSPMAVDAAAIYQRYPEEHRLDPAALRRMYALARLVRDPDESRLLNVRGGPMIILSASGMLTGGRILHHVASYGPDRRNAIVLTGYQAVGTRGSALLGGAESLRIFGQDVPIHAEVVSIDGLSAHADADELFGWMAAAPHPPQSTYLVHGERTASDALRARLQRTLGWRVRTPEHLERVRL
- a CDS encoding PLDc N-terminal domain-containing protein → MNRSPWKGRRPGRRRPRRWSDLTPRQQAAVLTLGSVQLSLAATAWADLARRPAEQVNGPKGVWAVVIGLNFLGPILYFARGRRR